One window of the Pieris brassicae chromosome 2, ilPieBrab1.1, whole genome shotgun sequence genome contains the following:
- the LOC123720157 gene encoding luciferin sulfotransferase-like isoform X2 produces the protein MAAEIYNMEVRPSDVYVVTYARSGTTWTQELVWLVANNLDYETAKSVLLTDRFPFIESTMMFHPKLVAELEENLKSDEVKLKQLSAFSQSIVRKVASTPSPRFIKTHLPLSLLSPKVLDAKVVYVARDPRDAAVSFYYLCRSSRNMGFDGDFKTFWHYFTNDLHYWTPFFEHLKEAWEKRHDPNLLFLFYEDLKKDLSHEVRKVCKFLDKQYTDDQIAVLCDHLDIKNFKYNTSVNNNIMKELGLMYPKDEFIRKGKSGGWRDYFDEEMIAQADKWMKENLRDTDLRFPHLQ, from the exons gaACCACGTGGACTCAAGAGTTAGTGTGGTTGGTTGCTAATAACTTGGATTACGAAACGGCAAAATCGGTTTTGCTAACAGACAGATTCCCATTTATaga GAGCACTATGATGTTTCACCCAAAGCTTGTAGCTGAACTTGAAGAAAATCTCAAAAGCGACGAGGTAAAACTGAAGCAATTGAGTGCATTTTCTCAATCCATTGTACGGAAAGTGGCGAGTACACCTTCCCCAAGGTTCATTAAGACTCATCTACCACTGTCGCTGCTGTCACCGAAAGTGTTGGATGCAAAAGTGGTGTACGTAGCAAGAGACCCACGCGATGCAGCCGTTTCCTTCTATTATTTATGCCGGTCCTCAAGAAATATGGGCTTTGATGGAGACTTCAAAACATTTTGGCATTACTTTACTAATGACTTAC attattgGACGCCATTCTTCGAACATCTAAAAGAAGCATGGGAGAAACGGCATGATCcaaatttgttgtttttgttcTATGAAGACTTAAAGAAG GATCTCAGTCACGAAGTGCGCAAAGTGTGCAAGTTTTTGGATAAACAATACACGGACGACCAAATAGCAGTTCTGTGTGACCATCTCGATATTAAGAACTTCAAGTACAATACATCTGTGAACAATAACATTATGAAGGAACTCGGTTTGATGTATCCCAAAGACGAGTTTATAAGAAAAG GCAAGTCAGGCGGTTGGCGCGATTACTTTGACGAGGAGATGATAGCACAAGCAGACAAGTGGATGAAAGAAAATCTTCGCGATACTGATCTACGTTTTCCGCATTTGCAGTAG